In Paenibacillus durus, the DNA window GCGGCGAGTTCGTCTTCCACTCCCTGGTCCTTGTTCAGCTTCTCGAACTCTTCATCCAGCGATTTGCCCCGAGTGCTCATCTCGTTGCTTGCTTCCGCCTGCGCTTCGGCCTGGAGCATCTTCTCCTCCATCCGTTTCAGTCCGGCGGAAGCGGAATCGGAGCTGAACCCGCTCATCGCTTTATTGATTTCGGTCTGTGCCTTTGCAGCATTATAGCGGGCGACCAGCGTCTCGCGCTTGCTCTTCATCTGGTTCAGCTGCTTGCGCATTTCTTCCAGCTTCGCCCGCAGATTGTCCGCAGAAGCCTTGTTCTGGTCGTAGCTGGTCTTGTATTCCGTCAGCTTGCCTTCGGCGGTCTTCTTCTCTTCCAGAGCCCGGCGGGCGAGATCGGCGTTGCCTGCCTGCGCAGCGGTATGCGCCTGCTGGTTGCGCTTGTTCACCAGCGCTTCCTGCTCTTCGTAAAGCTGCTTGAATTTCTTCTCGATAGCGATTTGGGCGGCTACCGCTTTCTCCGCATCCTCCAGGTCCTCTGTCATGTCACGGATGTATTGGTCGGTCATCTTGATCGGATCTTCAGCTTTGTCAATGATTGCATTGATATTGGACAGGGTTAAATCGCGCAATCGTTTAAAAATCGACATGGTTCATTCCTCCAAAAGATGGTTTATTAATGCTCGTTGATATGATGTACGCAAGAAAAAGCGGGCGCGTTTCATTTTTTAAGCTTATCCGCCAAATATTGTTCTACCTTGCGCTCTACAATCTCTACCACCCGTGCGATTTGTTCTTTGGAGAGATCGTCGTAATGAATTCCCATGACAACCGTTACCGTTCTGTTCAGCGCCTCGGCCACTTTGACGGCGACCGATTCGCTAATGGTATGCTCCTTATGCCCGGGCACGGCCGAAGTCGTCGCCGAAACGCCATTCTCTCCGGCGTAGGCGGTGCTGGCAGCGCCAATATGCCGGACTCCGCCTGTAATCAGCAGCAGAATATCTTGTCCCACTGCCGTTTCGGACAACAGGATATCTCCCGGATCAAAGGCTCCCGAAGACACGGGCATTCCCTCCCCTATTTATTAACCGTATGTTAAACAATACCCCGTATTTCATCCAGAGAAGCTATATTCTCTTCGATCATAAACTGGCGGAGGTCTCTAAGCAAGTCTTGACCCGCACGCATATTCATAAAGTTATAGGTGCCCACCTGAACCACGGCTGCTCCCGCCATAATGAATTCGACGATATCTGTCGCAGAGGTTATTCCGCCCATACCGATAACCGGTATATCCACCCTTTTGGCCACTTGATTCACCATTCGCAGCGCGATCGGCTTAATTGCCGGACCGGACAGCCCTGCGTACAGATTGTTGAACACGCTGCGCCGGCGCCGCACGTCGATTTTCATTCCGGAGATTGTATTGATAAGTGATACGGCGTCCGCCCCTTCTTCCTGGCACATAAGCGCCATATCGGCGATATCTTCCGCATTCGGCGACAGCTTGACCGACAGAGGCAGGCTCGTCGCCTGCCGCACGGCCCGCACCAGCTCACGCGCGTCACAGGTTCGGATGCCGAAGGCGATCCCGCCTTCTTTTACATTCGGGCAGGAAATGTTCAGTTCGATCATGTCAACGGCTTTGCGGCCGCGCGTATCGGCGTCCTTCTGAATCAGCTCCGCTCCGGCGACGTAATCCTCAAAAGTATTTCCCCCGAGGTTCACGATCCGGACGGTGTCCAGCGTCTCCCAGTACGCACATTCTTTGTCCAAAAAGGCGGCAACTCCCGGATTCTCCAGCCCGACGCTGTTCAGCATTCCCGATGCCGTCTCATACACACGGGTTCCCTGGTTCCCCGCCTTGGGCTGAAGCGTCAGTCCCTTGCCTGAAATGCCGCCGAGTTCGTTCACATCATAATATTTGGCATACTCCTTGCCGAAGCCGAAGGTTCCCGAAGCCATGACGATCGGGTTCTTGAACGTGACGCCGGCAATGCGTGTGCTCAAATCGGCTTCCGTATTTCTAGATGAAGAATCTCCGATATTAATCATGGAATATGACCTCCTCCGCCAAAAATACCGGCCCGTCCGCACAGGCTTTCCGCTGCCCGTCCTTACAGGATACGCTGCAGACGAGGCACGCCCCGATTCCGCAGGCCATGCGGTTCTCCAGCGACAAATACACGTTCACCGGACTTCCCGAGGTAGCCGCAGCGATCCCTTTAAGCTGGGCCGCTTTAAGCATCGGATGCGGTCCGCATACGAAAATATGGTCATACTCTGCAAAATCGACATTATCTAAAATAAGACCGCCGACATCGACCGTTAGTTTTGCCGCATAGGGACGGAACTCCTCCGTCCGAAAAGGCTCGCGGCTGAAGCCAAGGTATACGTCGCAGCCGGGAATCTCCCGGGCGCAATACAGCAGCGGCGCGATGCCGATGCCCCCTCCGACTAACGCAACCCGTCCTGTAACTGCGGGAAAGCCGCTGCCGAAAGGTCCTTCCAGATTAATGGAGTCGCCGGGAGTCAGCTGAGCGAACAGCTCGGTGCCTTCCCCTACAACATGATACAAAAATTCAATGCCATCGTCTGCCACCTGATGTATGCTCAGCGGTCTGGACAGGACAGGATAGGCTCCCCATGCCCGCAGCATGTAGAATTGACCCATCTCGCCGCCGTATTCTCCACTCACCCGGAGATGGTAAACATTATCCGCCAGCCGCTCGTTACTTATAACCGTCCCCACTGTATCAAGCTCCTTAAAATTTTATCTTATTAAAGATGCCTGAGAAGCACAGTAAAATCTGTGATCTTCTTCACAATCATTAATCTTATTTTCGAGAACCGCAAGCATCCGTTATTAACAGTATACACGTATTGGAAGCTTCAAGAAATAATGAATACAGGTCCCTGAGTTTGTATGTTTTGCTCCCGGTTGTGGAATAACAAACGTACTAATGCCCGGATTTGAAAGGAGCGCAAGATGATGATCAATGTCCGCTTTGCCAGAATGATCATTTTGGGCCTTATTTGTACGTTCATCTGCTGCCTCACCGGCTGCTCGGCCGATTCGGATACGCTTCGGACGGGAAGGGCGGCCGCGGTTACTGGAAGCAAAACTGGCGATAGCCAGATCGCGTGCCGCGCCGCCGGGACGGCCGGAGATTCTCCGGAATGCCGCGCCGCAATGAATGGAAGGAACTTTAATCGAAACAGGGACCCGGAACCCGCCAGCAAACCGGCGGCAGCGCCGCTGACTCTCGGACAGCTTATCCGCAAATACCCGAATGCGATCAAGACGAACGGCCCCCGAACTAAAGAAATCGCGCTCACATTTGACGACGTTCCGGACCCCAGATTCACGCCGCAGATTTTGAATGTGCTCCGGAGATACCGGGTGAAAGCCACTTTTTTTATAGTAGGAAGACGGGCGGCCAAACATCCCGCGCTTGTTAGACGCATTGTGAGTGAAGGGCACAGCATCGGCAACCATTCGTACAACCATCCCCAGTTTACTAAGCTAAGCCTTCGGCAATTCCGTTCCCAAATCATGCGCGCGGAAAATATCATCAATAAAATAGCCGGGTTCAGACCACGGCTGATCCGCCCCCCTTATGGCGAAATAACCGAACAGCAGCTCAAATGGGCCGAAGCCCAAGGCTACAAGCTGGTTAACTGGAATGTCGACTCTCTGGATTGGAAGGGATTGTCCAGCCAGCAGGTGAAGCACAATATTTTGTCGCGTGCCGGAAAAGGGTCCATCATCCTTCAGCACGGAGGCGGCGGTGTAGGCAGCAATCTGAAGGGCACCATTGAGGCGCTGCCTGATGTTATTGAATCGCTCCGGCGCAAAGGATACACCTTTGTTACCGTACCCGAGATGCTGAATGTGCCGGAACAGAAATAGAACGCGCTGCTGCTCACTTATGCAAAAAAAGAAACAAAGCGGACCTCCCGGCCTGACTTTGTTTCTTATCAGCTGCTACTTAATCAGATACAATTGCACATATTGGTAACCGAATTCGGAGACGAAGCTTTGGCTTCCGGGTATGAAAATGTCAATACGGTTGCCCTGTATGGCGCTTCCTTTATCAGAGGCGGTTGCCACAAAAGCCCGCTTCGGCAGGCCGGGATGGGAATACCCTGTCACCAGCACCTTCGTTCCGAGCGGAATGACATCCGGATCGACGGCGATCGTCCCGAGCTTCAGCGGATCGCCAAAGTAGTCAACGGCCCCCCACCCGCCGTTCTCGCTTGCGGCTGAGGAGTAGGCAGACGCTTTAACCTGCAGCGTTTTGTCATAGTTAAAGGTCTTCCCCCACGCCTCCACCGTCTTCAGATCCGTCTCTGCGGCCAGCGGTACCGCCCGGGCTTTGCTTAACGCCTTCGGTCCTGCGGCAGCCGGGGATGCGCCCGAATCCGAATCAGGTATAACCAGTCTCAGGCCGGGATACAAATTGAGCGGGTTAATATTCGGATTCGCTTTTATTAATGCGCCTACATCCACGCCGTATTTTTGGGATACCGCATAAAATGTCGTCTGTTTCCCTGCAATGTGTACCCTGTCCGCATGCGCCGGCGAAGCGATCAGCAGTGCCCCAAGGCCCAAAATGGCGGCGGCGGATTTTATCGATGAGATTCCGAACTTCATAACTTCCTCCTCTATTTCCTTCACGAAAAAAGCTTTCTATGTATTTTCCAATCGTCGGCATATGTGCTGCATTCAGCAGCCCCGACATTTTTAAATATATCACAATTTTGTAACCATTTCATTTGTAATTGTTACCACTTTGAAATATTTTGTCGAAATGCGCGGCACATCCTAAATATTTTACACTGCGTTAACAATCAAAGCTGTCACAAAAGGTAGAATAAAGATGAATTGGCTGGATATCCATCAACAAAGGAGATTAATACATTGTCTTCACAGTATGTTAAAATAAGATGATATCGCCAGAATCGACCATTGGTTATAAATTTGGAGGAGTCATGAGCGAAGAAGAGAAAAACATCATTCACAACAGTCCGTCCGCTGCCTATCTGAACCGGGATCTGAGCTGGATTGAGTTCAACCGCCGCGTACTGAGGGAAGCTCAGGACCCGAATAACCCCTTGATGGAACGGGCCAAATTTCTTGGCATCGTCTCTAGCAACCTGGATGAATTCATCAGTGTGCGGGTTGCGGGTATTCAGGATCAAATCCGTGCGGGCTATACGAAAAAAGACTTTACCGGCTATACTCCTTCCGGCCTCCACCAACGCCTGTTCAAGCGTGTCGGAAAAATTGTCTCCGATCAATACCGGACCTTCCGGGATATTTCCCGGAGTCTTAACAAGGAAGGCATCATTCTTGTCGATTACGAGGATCTGACTCACGCCCAGGAAGCCGCAATAGAGCAATATTACCGGGATATCATTTTCCCCGTTCTAACGCCGATGGCTGTGGATCAGAGCCGGCCTTTCCCGCTTGTCCACAGCCTATTTATTTATCTCGCCGTCGTTCTGACGAAAAAGCATAAAGAGCATGAAGAGTTCTTTTTCGCCATCTTGCAAATCCCGTCCAATCTGCCGCGCTGTATTCCTCTCCCGCATCGCGCCAACAGCAAGCGGAGGCAGTTCGTCTATATCGAGGATGTCATCCGCGCCCATATCGGAACGCTCTTCAGCGGCTATCATCCGGTCGCCGTCAATGAGTTCCGCCTGACGCGAAATTCCGATCTCAGCATTGACGAGGAAGGCGCTGAGGATTTGCTGGAGGAGATTGAAAAGGAACTGCGGAAGCGCCGTCGCGGCGCGCCGGTCAGACTGGAAGTCCAAAAAGGCATTCACCCGTACGCTCTGGAGCAGCTGCAGGCCGAATTTGAAGCCGAGCATTTTGTGTATGAGATTGACGGTCCGCTCGATCTCGGATTTCTGCGCCAGTTTGCCGGAGGCTTTAAGGGGCTTAGCTCCCTGAACTATCCCCCGGTCGAGCCCGTCTACCCGGCTGAGTTCGAAGAAACCGAGGATTTCTTCCAGGTGCTGCGGGAACGCGACGTTCTGGTCTATCACCCTTATGAATCATTCGAGTCCTTTGTCGATTTTATTACCCAGGCGTCCGAGGACGATCAGGTCATGGCGATCAAAATGACCCTTTACAGGGTCAGCGGCAATTCGCCGCTCATTACCGCGCTCGCGCGCGCGGCAGGATCGGGCAAGCAGGTAACCGTAGTGGTGGAACTGAAAGCGAGGTTCGACGAAGAGCGCAACATTGCGTGGGCCCGGAAGCTGGAGCAGGCGGGCTGCCATGTCGTGTATGGATTGGTCGGCCTGAAAACCCATGCCAAGATCACCCTGATTGTGCGCCAGGAAGGCAATGAGCTGCGCCGTTATGTGCATATCGGGACAGGAAATTATAATGAGAATACCGCCAAATTGTATACCGATATCAGTCTGTTCACCGCGCATTACGAGATCGGGCTGGACGCTTCCGAGCTGTTCAATCAGATCACGGGATATTCCGCCAATTGTGAGTGGAATTCCTTCTTTGTCGCTCCGGTCAGCTTGAGCAATTCGCTGAAGAAGCTGATTCAGCGGGAGAGCGAACATGCAGCGAACGGCCGCCCGGCCCGTATTATCGCGAAGATGAACTCTCTCTCCAACCAGCAGGTGATCGATGATTTGTACGAAGCGGATCAATCCGGCGTTTCGATCGACCTGATCGTTCGGGGAGTCTGCTGCCTTCGTCCCGGAGTCCCGGGCCTGAGCGAACGGATAACGGTACGCAGCATCGTCGACCGCTTCCTCGAGCACTCCCGAATCTATTATTTCGAGAACGGCGGAGATCCCGAGGTGTATCTGTCAAGCGCGGACTGGATGACCCGCAACCTGACCCGCCGGGTTGAATTAATGTGTCCTGTCCGGGATACGACAGCCCGTGAACAGGTGATCCAGATTTTGGAGATGTCGCTGCGGGACAATCAGAAATCTAGCTTCCTGCTGCCAAGCGGCAACTATGAGCGGCCAAACGACGGAAAGGCTCCTTTTCGGAGCCAGTTCGCCGCTATGAATGTTGAGAGTTGGAAATATGCTCAAGCTTTACCTTCAGACCCCAAGCATTCTTGAATACCTTGAGGGCTTCGTCAATCTCTTCCAGCTTTAAGAGAGGCCGCTGATTGCCCAGAATTTCGATATCAAGACTTCCCCCATTCAAGCGGGGGTTAATCTGCTGTTTTATTCCGGTCTCGTTGTTATCCAGGGCTGCGCTTAGTTGAACAAGTGAACCAAGCTTATGTATCCACTCCTCGTCGGAAGCCAGAAGAATGTCCTTATGCTCTGTGGACAGCTTCTGCTTCCGGCTTTTTGTGCTGTATGAGGCGATCATGGCGCACAGAACGAGCTGGCGGTGCGTAAGACCCCGGATCGGCGAATTCATCAACCAATAGCGGGTATGCCGCTTGGACTGGTAATAATTAATATTGGCCCCGACGCGGTAGAGCATCACCGATACATAGATGAGCATTTCCTGCTCCTTCGCATCCCCTTCGACTTTGAGGGCCCTATATAAGCTCTGCGCGATTTTATGGACATCATTTAAAAAATCGGCCGAAGCCTCGTTGTTCAAACGCTGCAGCGTTCCGAGACTGTACTCCAGCGTGCTTGCGCGTACCGGGTGATCCGGTTCCAGCAGATCGTGCAGCATCCCCTCACGCAGCCCTTCTCCGCTAATGACTGCCTGTCCGGCTCCAATATACTGGTATACGGTATGAAAAATAATCAGCCCCGATACGATAATGTCAGCCCGGCTCTTGGACAGGCCGTCGAGATTCTTTCGCTTGTCGTATGACATCGCCGGCAGCGTCTCCATGAATTTTTTAATTGTCTCGCTATACATTGTGTATCCATGAGAATTGGGAAGGGAATATTTGCGCCCCTTCTGGTCTATCTTGCCAAGCGTCCGCAGCGTTCCCCCAAGGCCGTATAATGGCCGTCCTTTTCCGGTTCTGAGCCATTCATAATCCGCAAGATGCTCACGAACGAACGCTTCCAGCTTACGCACGTGCTCCCCGCTCCAATTGCCTCCCTGACCAAACATCACATTGGTATTGACCGCTCCGAACGGAAAGGAAATGCTGTGCCGGTAGCTCCGATCTTGAAAAAGCGTAATCTCTGTACTGCCGCCGCCGATATCGATGACAAACCCGTCTTGGACATCGAACGCGTTGATGACGCCGAGGAAGCCGAAATAGGCCTCCTGCTGCCCGCTGATGATTTCGATCTGCATCCCCGCTGCATCGGAGAGAAACGCGGTAATCTCTTTGGAGTTGGCCGCATTCCGGATCGCAGCCGTTGCGCCAACGCGGACCCGGGCCGCGCCGTATACCCGGCAGACCATCTTAAACTGCAGGAGGACCGGAACAATGGCTTGCAGCGTCTCGCGTTCCAGTCGGCCCTCCTTGGTGATCTTCTCGCTCAGACGGGCGGAATATTTAGATTCTTTGATAATCCGGTATCCGCCTTCAGGCGTTGTTTCGTAGATGACGAGTCTGATGGAGTTGGAACCAATATCGATAATACCGATTCGGCTAAGGTCGTTGTTCATAGTATGTTTCCCCTTTATTTATCACTGAGCATAATTATACATCTTCCGGATACATATTTACATTTTAAACGTTTAACGTTTTTCTAAACGATCCCGCTTCTTAATTGTTAGCAATCGTAACGATTCCCAGCGGGAAACGCCCGTCCGGCCGGCGGCCGCTGATGGCAAAGTCAACGCCTGGAAGCCCGCTAGCCGGGTCTAGAATAGCAGCCAACACCGTATAGCGCCCTCCCGGAAGCCCTCCCGGCAATTTCAGGTGGACGACGGCTGTACTTGCGCCCGGTACCCAGGTTCTGATATCTGTAGAACTGCGGACGGAAGCTTTGACGTTCCTCTCTTCGTCCGCCAGTGAAATCTCCAGCGGCCATTTGAAGTAAAAGGGCGCCGTTCCACGATTGGCTACGATCAGCTTGACATGCAGCGTCTCGCCCGGCTTTCTTTTTTCTTCGTAGACCGCCTTCTGGATGACGAAGCGGTAGCCGATGGTGCGCAGAAAGCGGTCGATATTCGCCTGCAATTGGCCCCCGGGCTCCTCATCCCAAGGCGCGGAAGGACCAAGCCAGGATACATGGGTTAACCTGGCCTGCCGGATCGTTTCTTCCAGGTTCCCGTCCGCAAAAAAGACACGCGGATCTCCAGAGAATTCGCCTCCACTGGGTGACTTCACCCAGAAATCCCGCATGGCCGGCTCCCTATCCTTCGTCAGCCAGGAGGTGTAGCCGTTTGTGTACCAGTTCAGGAATTCGTCAATAGTCGCATCATGCTGGCCGAAAGCGTCATTATACAGTCCCATTCCATAATGTGCCGCCGCCTTTGTCGGCCGGCGCATCAGCAGCGGCTTACTGCTGAAAAATTGGACATACGGCTCTATGTACTTGTCGGTTATGCTTCGGGGCGGAAAAGGAATGCGGCCCGGTCCGGAGTTCATCGTATGCCACTCCCCCCAGTGGCCGACGCTGCCAAGCTGAATAAAGGCAACGGCAGGATCGTTATTGTAGCGCTGGGCAAGTGCTGCAATCAGCCTCCGGTGTGAAGCGGTCAGCAGGGGACTGGAGTAGTCAGGACTGAAGCCTTTTCCGTACGGCAGATCGTACCAGGTTCCCTTCTCTCCGGTTTCCTTGTACAGCCAATCCGGAATGTCGAGATGACGGTCCTCCCTGGGATAATCCAGCACCACCCGAAGCACAAACCGAACCCCTTGCTCTCTCCAGTACTGAAAGTGGAAGGTCTCTTCTATGCCATCGAAATTATATTTTCCCGGTTCCGGCTCCAGTTCTCTCCAGGTCAGGTTGGCATGCACAAGCGTAACCGGTTGAAGCACACTCTCCGGGTCCCGCGCGTCCGCTGTAAATCCTGTAAACGGATTGTACAGCACGGTTCCGGTTTCCACCGGATAACGGACTGCCATGGCGGGCTGCCGGCCGCCGGTCATGGCCCCGCCGCACAGCAGCAGCAATACGGCCGATGTCACAATCAGGCTTGCTGCCGTGAGGACTTGTTTCTTTTTTTTCATGCAATTATTCCTCGCTTTGATTATAATGAACAATGGTTCGCAAAATTTCGTCTTCTCTTCGACTCTATCATACTAAAGAACTAGTCAAAATAGTTCTAAAGGATGTATAATGTTGGCAGCAAGAGCGAGTGCAAAGTCTATTATTTTTACCATAGAACGGAGAAGCAGGATGAAAGTGTTAGTCACAGGGGGCTACGGCTTTATCGGATCTCATGTATCCGACCGTTTTCACAAAGAAGGCTATGATGTCTACATTATTGATGAATTATCATCGGGAAGCAAACGCAATATCCAATTTCCGCACAAAGGATATATACTTTCGATTAATGATCCTAAATGCGAGGAAGTGTTCCGCAGCAACAAGTTCGATGCTGTAATCCACCTGGCCGCGCAAATCGGCGGCCCCGCTTCAATAGAATCTCCTCCTCAGGATACCGAGTCCAATGTTCTCGGGTTATCCAACATGCTGACTATGGCAAGCCGTCATGGCGTCCGGAAATTTATCTTTGCATCTTCGGCTGAAGTCTATGGAATCAAAGAAGATGCTCCTTTACATGAAACCGCTCCCCTCTCCCCCCGCTCTCTTTACGGGATCAATAAAATGATAGGAGAAACATACTGCGCCAAGTGGCAGGAAATCTACGGACTGGATACGGTCTGCTTCCGTATGTCCAATGTTTATGGTCCGCGGCAGGGGAACAAGGACAAGGGCGGTGTGGTTTCCATTTTTATGGATGAATTGATGGAAGGACACGGCATTACAGTCTACGGCGACGGTAATCAGACCCGCGACTTCATCTACGTCGAGGATGTCGCTGACGCTATGTTCAGGGCCTCCTACTCCCCGGTCAGCGGCGTCTACAATTTATCGGCAGGCAAGGAAAGTTCGATCAATGAGCTGATTGATGAGCTTCAGATACTGCAAGGCGGCGATGCGCGCATCACCTACTCTTCGCCCCGCGAAGGCGATGCTTATCGCCTAGTGCTGGATAACAGCCGTATCATGCATGATCTGGATTGGGCTCCCAAATACTCACTGCATGAAGGGCTCCATAGAACTTGCAACTGGAAATCCGACAAGCAAGGCGAGAAATCCGAACAACCCTCCGTATCCAGGACAAGTTCCCCTCTGCGCAAGAAGCTGAACCGTCTGCTTCCTTATGCCGAGAATCTTATTGCATTTGCTGCGCTTGCCTTGATCGGCAGCCCTCTGGAAATCACAGAATCTGCCGGACTTGATTTAAAGCTTCTCTATATTATCGTCATGGGCATTCTGTATGGCAGCCGCCAGTCCATGCTTGCCGTGATGCTGTCCGTTATCCTGTTCATTCAGGAGAAGCTGGACAACGGCCGCGACCTGCTTTCTTTGCTGTATGATACGACCCTGTTCTTCCAAATGGCTCTGTATCTATTCATCGGTCTTGTCGTCGGTTACAGCGTGGAGCACCGCAGCAATAAGCTTAACCGCGCTGAGCGGCAGCTGGTTCAGTCTGGTGAAAAATACACATTTCTGTATGAGGTGTATGAGGATACCCGGTCAGTCAAAGACGAACTTCAACAGCAAATCAGGGCAACCGAGGACAGCTTCGGCAAAATCAACGCGGTGACCAGGGAGCTGGAAAGTCTGGAGCCGGAGAGAATCTTCCTAGAGGCAGTCGGCGTGGTCGAGAAAATCATGAGGACTGATCAGGTCAGCATTTATACCGTCAACAAATCCAAGCAATATTTGCGTCTGGCCGCTCATTCCTCCGGCGCTTCCCTGGCGGATGCCCGTTCCTTGAAAGTGGAGGAGCATCCACATATTAAGTCCCTGCTGGATAGCAAACGTCTATATGTCAATAAGGAGCTGCTGCCCGGGCTTCCCCTGCTTGCCGCTCCGGTCCTTAGCAGCGGAGAAGTCGTTGCCGTCGTATCCGTACATACTGTCGAATTCAGCCGTTTCACCCAGTATTATCAGAACCTGTTCAAGACGGTTGTGGACCTCATATCCTCCTCGCTGTCGCGCGCGCATGCCTACGTTGAAGCCGCAGCTGACCGCAGGTATATAGACGGGGTGGACGGCCGGATTTTACGAACAGAGGCTTTCAAAAGCATCCTGGCCAGCAAGCAGGCCGCCAGCGAGCGGTTCGGCGTTGATTATGTGCTGCTCTCCACCGGATTTCGGAATGCGTCTCCCGAGTTGGCCGAGCGTATCCACACTTCCTTGCGCGAGACCGATTATCTGGGTCTATCCGAAGACGGAGAGCTGCTAATCCTGCTAAGCAACTCCAACCAGAAGGATGCCCAATTTGTCATGGACCGTTTATCGGAAAAAGGCGTGCATCTGCAAGAAGGAGTGGAATCCTTCTATGTATAAGTTCCTGTATATAACGTATATCGCGGCTTGCGCCTGCTATTTCTTCCTGCGCTTTCGCCGTTCAATGCCTGAAGCGGCAGTTAGGCTGGCCTTTGCGGCCGCTTTTCCGCTCATCGGCTTTTTGCTTCCTTTGTTTTGGCGGCAGAGGCGCCAGTCCGATGAATCGCAGCGAATTCAAACACTGGAATCATACCTCCGCCAGGATGAGCAAGCCGATCCTCTCAAAGTTTCACATTTGTCCGAGGACGAAAAGGAACTGAATATTGTACCGCTCGAAGAAGCGCTGCTGGTTAACGATTTAACCTCGCGCCGCCGGACAATGATTGATCTGCTCAAGCAGGATGCGACTGAATATTTGGAAGTGCTGCGCATGGCTGTCGGCAATGAGGACACCGAAACCTCCCACTATGCGGTTAGCGCAGTCGTGGAGATTAAGCGCAAGCTAAATCATTCGTTGCAGGAATTTTCCGTCCGCTATGAGACGAGCCGGGATGATGCCCATTTCCTGGCCTCCTACGCCGAGGTGCTGCAGAATTACATACGAAGCGGATTTCTGGATCGAAGCACGGTGATGCAGCTCAAGTATTCTCTTACCGAAGTGCTGCAGCACTGGACGGAGGCTGACCCTGACGCATTCGAAGCGTATGAGCAGAAAATGCGGATTGAGCTGGAGCTCGGGAATTACCTGTCCGCAGAGCAGGCGTCAGCCATAATGATGGAGCGGTTTCCGCATCGCGAGGAATCCTATCTTGCACAGATGAATCTCTATTTTACTCTAAGATCGCCGCAAAGGTTCAACCAGGCTCTTCAGGCGCTTAAGCAATCCCCCGTTCGACTGTCGAACGATGCTCTGAAATTAGTCCGGTTCTGGTCGGAAGGAGCCTAATGGAAATATAATGAAGCAGCCTATGAAACTGAACACCCGCATTTACAGCATCATCATCTTTATCATCCTGCTGGCCTTTGTCATGTACTTGACGCAAACCCAGTATTTCCAGCAGTTCAGCCACAGCCGGCATAACGAGAATTTGACCGAGAGCTGGAAGGCCGAAGCGGTCTCCGCCTCCTCTCCTTCCCCGCAGTCCGGCCCCCCATATTGTCTCGCCTATGTAAGTAGTGACGAATTCAGCGCCAA includes these proteins:
- a CDS encoding PspA/IM30 family protein, with the protein product MSIFKRLRDLTLSNINAIIDKAEDPIKMTDQYIRDMTEDLEDAEKAVAAQIAIEKKFKQLYEEQEALVNKRNQQAHTAAQAGNADLARRALEEKKTAEGKLTEYKTSYDQNKASADNLRAKLEEMRKQLNQMKSKRETLVARYNAAKAQTEINKAMSGFSSDSASAGLKRMEEKMLQAEAQAEASNEMSTRGKSLDEEFEKLNKDQGVEDELAALMKQYEKQ
- the lpdD gene encoding prenylated flavin chaperone LpdD, which encodes MSSGAFDPGDILLSETAVGQDILLLITGGVRHIGAASTAYAGENGVSATTSAVPGHKEHTISESVAVKVAEALNRTVTVVMGIHYDDLSKEQIARVVEIVERKVEQYLADKLKK
- a CDS encoding dihydroorotate dehydrogenase, with protein sequence MINIGDSSSRNTEADLSTRIAGVTFKNPIVMASGTFGFGKEYAKYYDVNELGGISGKGLTLQPKAGNQGTRVYETASGMLNSVGLENPGVAAFLDKECAYWETLDTVRIVNLGGNTFEDYVAGAELIQKDADTRGRKAVDMIELNISCPNVKEGGIAFGIRTCDARELVRAVRQATSLPLSVKLSPNAEDIADMALMCQEEGADAVSLINTISGMKIDVRRRRSVFNNLYAGLSGPAIKPIALRMVNQVAKRVDIPVIGMGGITSATDIVEFIMAGAAVVQVGTYNFMNMRAGQDLLRDLRQFMIEENIASLDEIRGIV
- a CDS encoding dihydroorotate dehydrogenase electron transfer subunit, with the protein product MGTVISNERLADNVYHLRVSGEYGGEMGQFYMLRAWGAYPVLSRPLSIHQVADDGIEFLYHVVGEGTELFAQLTPGDSINLEGPFGSGFPAVTGRVALVGGGIGIAPLLYCAREIPGCDVYLGFSREPFRTEEFRPYAAKLTVDVGGLILDNVDFAEYDHIFVCGPHPMLKAAQLKGIAAATSGSPVNVYLSLENRMACGIGACLVCSVSCKDGQRKACADGPVFLAEEVIFHD
- a CDS encoding polysaccharide deacetylase family protein, which codes for MMINVRFARMIILGLICTFICCLTGCSADSDTLRTGRAAAVTGSKTGDSQIACRAAGTAGDSPECRAAMNGRNFNRNRDPEPASKPAAAPLTLGQLIRKYPNAIKTNGPRTKEIALTFDDVPDPRFTPQILNVLRRYRVKATFFIVGRRAAKHPALVRRIVSEGHSIGNHSYNHPQFTKLSLRQFRSQIMRAENIINKIAGFRPRLIRPPYGEITEQQLKWAEAQGYKLVNWNVDSLDWKGLSSQQVKHNILSRAGKGSIILQHGGGGVGSNLKGTIEALPDVIESLRRKGYTFVTVPEMLNVPEQK
- a CDS encoding 3D domain-containing protein, with product MKFGISSIKSAAAILGLGALLIASPAHADRVHIAGKQTTFYAVSQKYGVDVGALIKANPNINPLNLYPGLRLVIPDSDSGASPAAAGPKALSKARAVPLAAETDLKTVEAWGKTFNYDKTLQVKASAYSSAASENGGWGAVDYFGDPLKLGTIAVDPDVIPLGTKVLVTGYSHPGLPKRAFVATASDKGSAIQGNRIDIFIPGSQSFVSEFGYQYVQLYLIK
- the ppk1 gene encoding polyphosphate kinase 1; translation: MSEEEKNIIHNSPSAAYLNRDLSWIEFNRRVLREAQDPNNPLMERAKFLGIVSSNLDEFISVRVAGIQDQIRAGYTKKDFTGYTPSGLHQRLFKRVGKIVSDQYRTFRDISRSLNKEGIILVDYEDLTHAQEAAIEQYYRDIIFPVLTPMAVDQSRPFPLVHSLFIYLAVVLTKKHKEHEEFFFAILQIPSNLPRCIPLPHRANSKRRQFVYIEDVIRAHIGTLFSGYHPVAVNEFRLTRNSDLSIDEEGAEDLLEEIEKELRKRRRGAPVRLEVQKGIHPYALEQLQAEFEAEHFVYEIDGPLDLGFLRQFAGGFKGLSSLNYPPVEPVYPAEFEETEDFFQVLRERDVLVYHPYESFESFVDFITQASEDDQVMAIKMTLYRVSGNSPLITALARAAGSGKQVTVVVELKARFDEERNIAWARKLEQAGCHVVYGLVGLKTHAKITLIVRQEGNELRRYVHIGTGNYNENTAKLYTDISLFTAHYEIGLDASELFNQITGYSANCEWNSFFVAPVSLSNSLKKLIQRESEHAANGRPARIIAKMNSLSNQQVIDDLYEADQSGVSIDLIVRGVCCLRPGVPGLSERITVRSIVDRFLEHSRIYYFENGGDPEVYLSSADWMTRNLTRRVELMCPVRDTTAREQVIQILEMSLRDNQKSSFLLPSGNYERPNDGKAPFRSQFAAMNVESWKYAQALPSDPKHS